Part of the Legionella cardiaca genome, AAATCCATGAGGATCAGTTTGATAAAAGCAATCTGCATCATGCAATCCGGGATTCCAGCCCTCTCTCGCTGCCCATTCTATTGCATAGTAAACTTCATCCTTAGTCATACGTGCTACTTCATAGTGACCCATTATATTCTCCCTGAACTTCTGAGACACATTATCTTTATTATAAAACCATTCATAAAAAACAGGTAACGACCTGTCATCAGGTAACCTTCTTACCCTGTCATCCTGAACAGCGTAGAGGATGACGGGTTGGGGATTTACAAAAACAGAGGAAAGTAACCCATTCCTATTTTCCTCTCTATGCGTAAAGAAGCTATGCTTAATATAGACGGACTTTTAAGGTGTATAGGGAGTTAACCATGGCAGATTTACCACAAAAATACATAAGCGCCATTGTTAGTAGCGAATCAGTTTTGGAGGTCATCATTACTAAATTGACTGAAAAAACTGTTGCTCGTCATGCAATTAGTGTCCAGGGCTCACCCGGGGAAATACAAGAAAAATATGGTAGCCCTTATGTAAAACCTGACAAAATTCAAGAAAGTAAACACCCGCCTAAAAAGGAATCCTTTTTACAAGATGATCTAGGTTGGATTGTGGCTTTTTCTTTTTCTATCCCGGTGTTTATTTGTGTGGTGATTGGTGTTTTTTTGATTGGTGACGTGCGTTCCCCTTCTGACAATCTATTTTATGGCATTCTAGGTGCAATTATTGGTGCGATTGCAGGAACTCTTCTTGCCAAATTTGTCAGTAATCGTCAAACAGAACAAAATAGACGTCAGGAAAGAAAAGGTGGGTTTGTGCTTTGGGTTACTGTAACTTCGGATGAGCAAATGAATGAAGTGATTACTATTCTGGAGGCATACCATGCCCGAGAAATTAAAGTTAACCAAAAATAAATTTATCCAACTCTAGAATTGAAACAATAGCGATTAGCACGAATAAAGCTGCAGCACTGAATCGAATGATTTTTATGGGGATTTTTTCCCCTAATTTTTCTCCAAGAAATACGGCAGGGATATCAGCAATTAACATTCCTAATGTTGTTCCAATAATGACCATGATGGGGGCTTTATAGTGTGCCGTTAAGGCCACTGTCGCCAATTGAGTCTTATCTCCCATTTCAGCTAAGAAAAAACTAATGAGAGTAGCAGTAAAAACACCAAGATTCTGGGCTATTTTTGTTTCTTCTTGTTCTAATTTATCGGGAATTAAGATCCAAATTGCCATCGCAATAAACGAGAGACCTAACAACCAACGCAAACTTTGAGGACTTAAAGTTGAAATTAGCCAAACGCCAATAATCCCGGCTAATCCATGATTAATTAATGTCGCAACTAAAATTCCCAAAATAATAGGGAATGGCTCTTTAAATCGAGCTGCCAAAATAAATGCCAATAGCTGCGTTTTATCTCCAAATTCAGCTAATGCGACCAAACCTGCAGAAAAAAATAATGATTCCAACTGCTTCCTTTCCTTCTATAATATTTTTTGGCTACTCAATAGAGGCACCAGGCTATTTTTCTCATCATTTTTACTTTGTGGTGTTAATTCCGAAAGATCTTGCTTTAAGCGGAAAAAACCTTGCTCAATAAGATTAAATGAGTGGTGAATATCTTGGGTTTTATTTTTTACCCTTTTTTCGTTTCCAGTTAGTTTAACGACAACTTTTGCCCGCTCTATCAAGCACTCCTTGAGTGGAGGAAATATTATCATATTTTTTTTAGCTGTTTCGCATTCGCTCTGAAAAGAAGTGTGATGTTCTTCTTTTAATTCAGGTAATTCAGACTGAATTTTTCGTACTCTATCAACCAATTTCACCGTTTCAGTGTTGAAAAACGAAAATAGTTTCGCTAAAAAACTTAACAATCTAGTCCACAAACTATCATGTTGTTGCAGAAATTCTTGGGTACTCTCATCCAAGGCTTTAATTTCTGTAAATTTTTGTTGAGTTATACGTGTTAGTTTCAGCAATTTTTTATATTCAGAGAGGCTTTTAAGCATCGACTCACTGGTCGTAAGAAGATCTGAAACTGTTTCAGAAGAAGCAGTATGGATAAATTTTTCATATTGTTCTTGCTCTGAAACAGACACCTCAGCTGTCAATTTAGGATTATCTTTTGTTGTAAGTAACTCATGCTTTAACTCCTTTAAACATCTTTCAGCCACGACTTTTAGCTCCTGCTTGCATTCACTATCTAAGGTGGCAGGAACAGAGTTTACAACTGATTCCTGCCAGGTTTGAGGAACAGCTAAACGTAATGCTGATGTCGGGAGGATAGTAGCCCAGCTTGTTACATATTGGACCGAGGAAGATAACTTTTGATAATTATCCGGATTTTTTAATTGCTCTATTTTTTTTAATAAGGGCAGGCTGGTACCTTCAATCGTATTGTTTAATAACTCTTGAAAAAGAGCATTATTCTCCGCGATTAATTCTAAAAAATATTTTCTTCCAATAATTCGGCGTTCATTTTCTTCTAAAACAGCAAGCAATGATTCTGTCGATTTAATCTTTGCTTTGATAAGCTCTCTTTTTTTAAGTAATTGCCCTAATTTTTCAACCTGTCTTAAAGCATGCTCAAGCAAAGAAATACTCTCCTCAAGGCAATCATAACTGTATATAGGATGCTGATTAATTAGCTGTAAATAACGTTGATTAAAATATTCTGTCAGATTTTCGGGAGGGGAATCACCAGCCCTTTTATTTCTCTCCATTTCCATTTCTAACAAACTAAGTGTGTCTCTCGTCTCTGTAAGCAAACCCTCAACTTCAGCGTCTAACCATCCTAAATCGATAAAGGGTCTTGCTAAACCTTTACTCCAGGAGTCGAGCCCTTTAAGTGAAATATTGAGTATTTTTAAAAGAATATATAACGAATAGCATAATGGTTGTATTTGCCTATCATTAAGCTTTGCTCTTGCATAATTGCTTAACCACAAGTGGTAACTATCAGTAAGATTATTTATTTTTTTTTGCGTTTCTGTTCGACTACTAAGATATAAATCCTCAAGATTTTGGGCAATTTTCTCCAATACGGCTATTTCATCCATGTTCGCTGTAGTAAGATTTTTCAGGTATTCCTGCAAAATAAATTTACAATATACTAATGCTCCAAAACCTCGCTTCCTGTATCGATCCAAGGCATTATATTTAGGCGATTTTGTATCTATAAACTCTTCGTTAATTTTTTTTAAATCAACCCCATCCTCGAGATAAATAACAAAATCAATTGCCGTAAGCAGTATATCCTCTTCTTTTTTTGCATTGTCTTGACGCCAATGATTAAAGAAATCTTTGATTAACTCAATCTTCCCTGTCACCTTGCCTCTCCCTAATAGCAGTCTACTTGTTTTAACACTACTCTTGACCCGCAGCGCTATTTATTTTTAGTCGCTGCAAAACCATAATAAATCGCTCGCAGAAGTGAGTTTGTATCTGAAAAAGATAAATCTTGTTGTAAGCTCCAAAATGACACGCCACCTAACTTAACAATTTCTTGTGAGTTTACAGTCATTGGGTTATTACCTTCTACGTAGTTAATTTTATCCACAATAGTTCGCGGTCCTTCGCAACTTAAAAAACGACTTATCGTGGTATTCTCTATGGGAATCAGACCATAGAAGGTTACTGCCTGTCCATCTTTACCTAAAAAGGAAGATTGATAAGCAAAAAGCTTATCGCCATAGCGAGTATAAGCCTCGTTATAGCTCATTTGACTACTAATATTAGGATCAAGAACAGGAACATGAAGCCCGGGTGCTTCGGGATTGTCATTTACTACGTCATTGTTGATGAAATAAGAATGACAATAAAAAGGAATACCCAAGATAAGTTTTTGCGCAGGCAGCCCTTGATTATAGTAATGTTTGATCGCTTTGTTACCTGATGTTTTCGGATAAGGATAACTAGCATCTTTCCTACGATTGGTTTCATATAATGCCGATGCATGTTCTGTGCGTGGCCCAAAGGTACCGTAATGATCATAGGCCATAACAGTAGTCCAATTTATATAAGCCTGCCATAACCTTGCATCAGGATAATGATACCAATAAGCTTTCGTTGCAGGCACTGCATTGCTTATGCAGTAGCCATCAGTATGGATACTATCGTGCAAACGCTTGAGCAATGTTGCTACGCCTTTTATTTCTTCTTGACTGGCCAGTAATTCATTTTCCCAATCAATATCGATCCCATCAAGCTGATACTGCTTAAGATTTTTTTTGACAGAGGCAACAAAAATCTTCATCTGGTCTTCATTTTCTAAAAAAGATTTAAAACTTTCACGATCTCCCCACCCCCCTATAGCAATAATGACTGGCAAATCAGGTTTCAGTTGGCGTAGTAAGCGAATATTTTCGACATCTTGCTGGCTTAAATTAAAAAAAGTATTTCCTTGTGCATCTTTACCAAAACGAGCAAAAGCATAATTAACTACGGTAATTTTCGACAATTGCTCTTCAAGTTTGACCAAATCAGTATTTCTAAGATCCCAGTTAGAATCTGCTCCCAAATAAGCAATAATCATTTGTTGATTTTTTCTTTCTGCCGCGCAGTAAGGTTTCCAATTAGCCTTAGCTAAACCAGCGGCGCTAAACAAAGCCGTCATAATAAAAAAATGAAGAATCTTTTTCATCCGATCATCCAAATGGCTTGGGGAGTGAAAGACGTGAATTTCACCCCCACGTATATGTTTTAATTACATGAAGTTTTGTAAGTAGCGACTAAACTATTGGGATTAGAGACTGGCAGGTCTGTATCAGCACTCCACATAATGGCTCCTTTTAGCTGTTGTGTTTTGATAAAAGCGCAAACAGCCTTAACAGTCTCTGGAGATTGATAGCCAATAAACTGTTTTGTTGCCGCATTATAGAGATAAGAGCCTGTAATAAAGGGCTGATTATTTTCATCCACCGCCTGAACGTGGTAAATCTTATAGTTTAACTCT contains:
- a CDS encoding TMEM165/GDT1 family protein, with amino-acid sequence MESLFFSAGLVALAEFGDKTQLLAFILAARFKEPFPIILGILVATLINHGLAGIIGVWLISTLSPQSLRWLLGLSFIAMAIWILIPDKLEQEETKIAQNLGVFTATLISFFLAEMGDKTQLATVALTAHYKAPIMVIIGTTLGMLIADIPAVFLGEKLGEKIPIKIIRFSAAALFVLIAIVSILELDKFIFG
- a CDS encoding glycoside hydrolase family 18 protein, whose product is MKKILHFFIMTALFSAAGLAKANWKPYCAAERKNQQMIIAYLGADSNWDLRNTDLVKLEEQLSKITVVNYAFARFGKDAQGNTFFNLSQQDVENIRLLRQLKPDLPVIIAIGGWGDRESFKSFLENEDQMKIFVASVKKNLKQYQLDGIDIDWENELLASQEEIKGVATLLKRLHDSIHTDGYCISNAVPATKAYWYHYPDARLWQAYINWTTVMAYDHYGTFGPRTEHASALYETNRRKDASYPYPKTSGNKAIKHYYNQGLPAQKLILGIPFYCHSYFINNDVVNDNPEAPGLHVPVLDPNISSQMSYNEAYTRYGDKLFAYQSSFLGKDGQAVTFYGLIPIENTTISRFLSCEGPRTIVDKINYVEGNNPMTVNSQEIVKLGGVSFWSLQQDLSFSDTNSLLRAIYYGFAATKNK